Proteins co-encoded in one Amblyraja radiata isolate CabotCenter1 chromosome 24, sAmbRad1.1.pri, whole genome shotgun sequence genomic window:
- the LOC116986555 gene encoding zinc finger protein 132-like codes for MAGHNKEKRYKCDVCGKAWQSLSKLEIHWRVHTGERPFDCSECGKKFSLYAHLLRHYQVHSGKKPFTCSDCGKGFTTTNELKIHRKSFKRLNELKIHRQVHTGEKPYGCPDCDKSFAQSSGLRQHRPFGCSNCGKSFKRAHQLKIHRRVHTGEKPYVCSSCGKSFARLSGLQVHWRLHTGEQPYTCSKCSKCFTYYTSLLHHQRTHTGEHP; via the exons ATGGCGGGGcataacaaggagaagcgttataagTGCGACGTGTgcggcaaggcctggcagagcctGAGCAAGCTGGAGATCcactggcgggtgcacacgggagaacgccccttcgactgttcGGAGTGCGGCAAGAAATTCTCCCTCTACGCCCACCTGCTGCGGCACTACCAAGTGCACTCCGGCAAGAAGCCCtttacctgctccgactgcggcaagggcttcacaacGACGAATGAACtgaagatccaccg caagagcttcaagaGGTTGAATGAGCTGAAGATCCACCGGCAGgttcacacgggcgagaagccctatggctgccccGACTGCGACAAGAGCTTTGCTCAGTCGTCGGGGctacggcagcaccg GCCCTTTGGCTGCTCCaactgtggcaagagcttcaagagggCGCATCAGCTGAAGATCCACCGGcgagtgcacacgggcgagaaaccCTATGTCTGCTCcagctgcggcaagagctttgcccggttGTCGGGGCTGCAGGTGCACTG gcgcctgcacaccggggagcagccctacacctgcagcaaaTGCAGCAAGTGTTTCACCTACTACACCAGCCTGCTgcaccaccagcgcacccacaccggggagcaccCCTAA